From the genome of Candidatus Endomicrobium procryptotermitis:
TAGCTAAAGCTTTTTGGAACTACCGCGTAATTAAATATATGTTCAATACCATCAATTATCAGAGAGTAAGAGTAAACACTATTCTCAATAGAGTGTAGTTTAAAACTTATTTAGGCGGGAAGTTTTGCCACAACATTATTGTCATCGGATTGTAGTTTTCTTTAAAATAGACGTATTCTCCAGATGATATCTCGACATTGATATAGTTCTTAAAAATATTAAAAAAATTGCTTAAAAAAGCAGCGTCTTTTTGCCGCTGGTTTTTGGATACTGCATTGAATAAATCCTCGATTAGATTCTTTGTCTGTAGAAGATTTATGGGGTTTAACTGCCTGCGGGCTTTTAATATCTCAAGAAAACTTTTGTAAAATAAGCCTGTTTTATCGTTTCTATCTGTTCTTGCAGGACTGCTGTTATTTCAGACAATTCTTTTCTCTTTGAAATCAGCTCGTTAAGCAGATTTATGGTTTCCATATACAATTCGGCACTTTCTATTCCGGCGGCAGCCGCCGTTACATCGTTATTTGCATAAAAGTATTCGACGCCGTTTAGTTTTCCTGTATTGAGCAGAGCGTCAATCATATCTTTACCTATCGCTTTTTCATTTACGGATTTAAGCCATTGGAAATTTATATGATTTGAGTAAGAGCCTTCAAGATACACAGAGAGAAGATTATATTTTCTATTGATAAACGACAGAATTTGCGATATATTTTTTGGAGTTTGGTGGTGGCAGTGTAAATCTTGTATCAAAATAACAACGTCTTGCGAGTCAAATCAGTTTTTATATTCTCTTAAAAGATATATCAATTTTCCCAAAATTTTAAAATTTTTAGGATAAATCGGCGGATATGCCATATTTGTAGATATAAGACAAACTTTGCCGCTGGTTTTACTGTAAACTTTTATTGCCGACTCTCCGTCAACAAGAGCAACAACTATGTCGCCGTTAGAGACTTGACTGTTTTTGGATATTACTACGGTATCGCCTTCGACTATTCCTGAAGGTTCCATGCTGTCGCCGCGCACTTTTAAAGCAAAACATTTCCTGCTTCTTGTGATGTCGGTGTTTATATAAACATAATCCTGCGCATCTTCAACGGGTTCAAGGAAAGTTCCCGCGTGAACGTTTCCTAAAACAGGAACAGGCGTAAATTTCTGACGGGCAGGCATTTCAATACCACGAGCTATCGACTCTTTTTTATTCAAAAAACCTTTCTTTTCTAAAATTTTTAGATATTTCTGTACAGGAGCTATTGTGATATTGAATCTCGC
Proteins encoded in this window:
- the lexA gene encoding transcriptional repressor LexA → MDKLTEKQQAVLDFIEEFYLENGNMPTIREIAARFNITIAPVQKYLKILEKKGFLNKKESIARGIEMPARQKFTPVPVLGNVHAGTFLEPVEDAQDYVYINTDITRSRKCFALKVRGDSMEPSGIVEGDTVVISKNSQVSNGDIVVALVDGESAIKVYSKTSGKVCLISTNMAYPPIYPKNFKILGKLIYLLREYKN